One Thiocapsa bogorovii DNA segment encodes these proteins:
- a CDS encoding D-2-hydroxyacid dehydrogenase, protein MEIRHALVTVRWPESLRLELVQRLGAAQVTLADPGSTAAREALREADVAILNGNPDRHVLEAPCLRWLHCDHAGIDGFAPPELLDGRFIVTTSAGRSASAVAEHALYFMLALSHEAPRLWRAQRRRVWGLPGLENRRSLEGRTLVIVGCGHTGSQLARYCRVMGMTVIGYRRRVAPVPDGFDEVYAADAGDRLSPQLERAQVLVLAASLNDVSRGLVGSAELDALPRGAYLINVARGALVDERALLAALKRGHLGGAGLDVVAMEPLPPTSPLWTAPRTLITPHATPRVADRDQASFEIIGALIARYLRGETLSGALDSRDVYTSVRKPSPLQRRLTRLWARFGSPP, encoded by the coding sequence ATGGAGATTCGCCATGCCCTCGTGACCGTCCGTTGGCCGGAGTCCTTACGCCTTGAGCTGGTCCAGCGACTCGGGGCAGCGCAGGTTACGCTCGCCGATCCGGGCAGCACGGCGGCGCGGGAGGCACTCCGAGAGGCGGACGTCGCGATCCTGAACGGCAACCCGGACCGTCACGTTTTGGAGGCACCCTGTTTGCGTTGGCTCCACTGCGACCATGCCGGCATCGACGGCTTTGCACCGCCCGAATTGCTCGACGGCCGATTCATCGTCACGACCTCGGCCGGTCGCTCGGCCTCGGCGGTCGCGGAGCACGCGCTCTATTTCATGCTCGCACTCTCGCACGAGGCGCCCCGCCTGTGGCGAGCGCAACGTCGCCGTGTGTGGGGATTGCCGGGACTCGAGAATCGACGGAGCCTCGAGGGGCGCACCCTCGTGATCGTCGGTTGCGGGCATACGGGGAGCCAACTGGCACGCTATTGCCGGGTCATGGGGATGACGGTAATTGGCTATCGTCGTCGTGTCGCGCCCGTTCCAGACGGTTTTGATGAAGTCTACGCCGCGGATGCGGGTGACCGATTGAGCCCCCAATTAGAGCGTGCGCAAGTCCTTGTGCTGGCGGCATCCCTCAACGACGTAAGCCGGGGGTTGGTCGGCTCGGCGGAATTGGACGCCTTGCCTCGGGGTGCATACCTGATCAATGTCGCGCGCGGTGCTTTGGTCGACGAGCGGGCGTTGCTGGCCGCACTCAAGCGCGGACACCTCGGCGGAGCAGGACTCGATGTTGTGGCAATGGAGCCTTTGCCGCCTACGAGCCCGCTCTGGACCGCCCCTCGGACACTCATCACGCCGCATGCGACGCCCCGAGTCGCCGACCGTGACCAGGCGTCGTTCGAGATCATCGGCGCTTTGATCGCCCGCTATCTTCGCGGAGAGACGCTCTCAGGCGCGCTCGATTCGCGCGACGTCTATACCTCCGTGCGTAAGCCAAGCCCGCTGCAGCGGCGCCTTACACGCTTATGGGCTCGCTTTGGATCGCCGCCATGA
- a CDS encoding dTDP-4-dehydrorhamnose 3,5-epimerase family protein, producing MIAGHPLEGAELHRIAAQKDRRGSFAEIFQEHWGSCISPVQWSFVRSEAEVLRGMHLHLRHDEYFCCLEGKVLLGLRDLRGTSPTRDKWSLYELHGEDPAALTFPRGILHGWYFPERSLHIQAVSEAYCDYGDDDNWGCHWADPELEIPWPQTHAILSNSAANFPTLQDLRARLTDAIDA from the coding sequence TTGATTGCCGGACATCCGCTTGAGGGCGCTGAGCTGCACCGAATCGCAGCCCAGAAGGATCGAAGAGGATCATTTGCGGAGATCTTCCAAGAACACTGGGGGAGCTGCATCTCCCCCGTGCAATGGAGCTTCGTGCGCTCCGAGGCAGAAGTGCTGCGCGGGATGCATTTACACCTCCGTCACGACGAGTATTTCTGCTGTCTGGAAGGAAAGGTCTTACTTGGTCTTCGTGATCTTCGAGGTACATCCCCGACCCGCGATAAATGGTCCCTCTACGAGTTGCACGGCGAGGACCCTGCCGCGCTGACATTCCCGCGTGGGATCCTGCACGGCTGGTACTTCCCCGAGCGCTCGTTGCATATCCAAGCCGTCTCCGAAGCCTACTGCGACTATGGCGACGACGACAATTGGGGGTGCCACTGGGCCGACCCGGAATTGGAGATTCCATGGCCGCAGACGCATGCGATTCTAAGCAATTCGGCTGCAAATTTCCCGACCCTTCAGGACCTCCGCGCCAGACTCACCGACGCAATCGACGCCTAA
- a CDS encoding CDGSH iron-sulfur domain-containing protein, with product MSKKQPLDFAGQEIDVRFDGRLCIHVGECGHSEGDLFVAERQPWCMPDLVSKAEVREIVERCPSGALTYTDKAGVPETPPAENSLTVAYNGPLYLTGDLEIEGAGDDMPGVRFRAALCRCGASKNKPFCDNSHVEAKFEDYGAVGQKGPGLTATGGKLGVEMRPDGPLVLTGNLSIRAGSGRLAWQGDKAFLCRCGASKNKPFCDGTHKKVGFKG from the coding sequence ATGAGCAAGAAACAACCATTGGATTTCGCGGGGCAGGAGATCGACGTCCGGTTCGACGGCCGTCTCTGCATTCATGTCGGGGAATGTGGTCACTCCGAGGGTGACCTATTTGTGGCCGAGCGTCAGCCCTGGTGCATGCCGGATCTGGTGTCGAAGGCGGAGGTCCGCGAGATCGTCGAGCGCTGTCCGAGCGGCGCCTTGACCTACACCGACAAGGCCGGTGTTCCCGAGACGCCACCTGCGGAAAACAGCCTGACGGTCGCCTACAACGGCCCGCTCTATCTCACCGGCGACCTGGAGATCGAAGGTGCGGGAGACGACATGCCCGGCGTGCGTTTCCGCGCGGCGCTTTGCCGGTGCGGGGCTTCCAAGAACAAGCCGTTCTGCGACAACAGTCATGTCGAGGCCAAATTCGAGGACTATGGCGCTGTGGGTCAGAAGGGGCCGGGACTCACCGCGACGGGAGGCAAGCTCGGCGTGGAGATGCGGCCCGATGGCCCGCTGGTCCTGACCGGTAATCTGAGCATCCGCGCCGGCAGCGGTCGGCTTGCCTGGCAAGGCGACAAGGCGTTTCTCTGTCGCTGCGGGGCCTCGAAGAACAAGCCCTTTTGCGACGGAACACATAAGAAGGTCGGTTTCAAGGGCTGA
- a CDS encoding AAA family ATPase, translating into MRRQVSESILGQHGLIDRLLIALLADGHLLVEGAPGLAKTTAVKELAAGLEGDFHRIQFTPDLLPADLTGTEVYRPQDGTFRFDRGPIFHNLLLADEVNRAPAKVQSALLEAMGERQVTVGRETYPLPRLFLVMATQNPIEQEGTYPLPEAQLDRFLMHVRVDYPDIETERAILRLNRDGARRDHSASPGVVLSQASVFAARHAILDLYMAPEVEDYLVHLVMATRKPEAYSPDLAGWLRFGASPRATIALDRCSRALAWLNGRSFVSPEDVQSLAPDVLRHRVLLSYEMEAEGRRPDDFIEALLARVPAP; encoded by the coding sequence CTGCGACGGCAGGTCAGCGAGAGCATCCTGGGCCAGCACGGCCTGATCGATCGTCTGCTCATCGCCCTGCTCGCCGACGGCCATCTGTTGGTCGAGGGGGCCCCGGGGCTGGCCAAGACCACGGCCGTGAAGGAGCTTGCCGCCGGGCTCGAGGGCGACTTCCATCGCATCCAGTTCACCCCGGATCTGTTGCCGGCGGATCTCACCGGGACCGAGGTCTATCGCCCCCAAGACGGGACCTTTCGGTTCGACCGCGGCCCGATCTTCCACAACCTTCTGCTCGCCGACGAGGTGAACCGCGCCCCGGCCAAGGTGCAATCTGCCCTTTTGGAGGCGATGGGCGAGCGCCAGGTGACCGTCGGCCGCGAGACCTATCCGTTGCCGCGTCTCTTTCTGGTCATGGCCACGCAGAACCCGATCGAGCAGGAAGGCACCTATCCGCTGCCAGAGGCCCAGCTCGATCGTTTTCTGATGCACGTCCGGGTCGACTACCCGGATATCGAGACCGAGCGAGCCATCCTGCGGCTCAATCGCGACGGGGCCCGACGGGATCACTCCGCGTCGCCCGGCGTCGTCCTGAGTCAGGCCAGCGTCTTTGCTGCACGGCATGCCATTCTCGATCTCTATATGGCGCCTGAGGTCGAGGACTATCTGGTCCATTTGGTCATGGCCACCCGCAAGCCCGAGGCCTACTCGCCCGACTTGGCCGGGTGGCTGCGTTTCGGCGCAAGCCCGCGCGCGACCATTGCCCTGGACCGCTGCTCGCGCGCACTCGCCTGGCTGAACGGGCGCAGCTTTGTCTCGCCAGAGGATGTCCAATCGCTCGCTCCCGATGTGCTGCGTCATCGCGTGCTCCTGTCCTACGAGATGGAGGCGGAAGGCCGCCGGCCGGACGACTTCATCGAGGCACTGCTCGCACGCGTCCCGGCGCCTTAG
- a CDS encoding DUF58 domain-containing protein has translation MRSNPPTAQDAKTPRARTEGVLPELTELIALREQARRLDLAPRGRVLATRTGGHVARFRGRGMEFDESRVYQPGDDPRNMDWRVTARAGRPHVKLFREERERPVWLLVDQGPSMRFGTRIAFKSVVAARAAALLGWAAVDRGDRVGGLVFDETRHLERRPASRAAGLLPLLDRLASPAPAFSPDAGPSGQSGGYASLGDAAGHLVRLVRPGSLVAVISDFADILRAQTRWMTELAAGCEVILLPVHDSIEIQAPPSGRYPVINGRRRSLLDLTRSGSCKAYEDLFRSRMEAIERLARRNRAHLLRLTADDPVGPALALGLGGRGRLPAAGGIV, from the coding sequence ATGCGATCGAATCCACCAACGGCGCAGGACGCGAAGACGCCTCGCGCGCGGACCGAGGGCGTCCTTCCCGAGCTGACCGAGCTGATCGCTCTGCGCGAGCAGGCGCGGCGGCTCGATCTTGCGCCGCGCGGGCGGGTCCTGGCGACGCGCACCGGCGGCCATGTCGCGCGTTTTCGCGGGCGCGGGATGGAGTTCGACGAATCGCGGGTGTATCAGCCCGGCGATGACCCGCGAAACATGGACTGGCGCGTCACGGCCCGGGCCGGCCGCCCTCACGTCAAACTTTTTCGGGAGGAGCGCGAGCGTCCGGTGTGGCTGCTGGTCGACCAAGGGCCGTCCATGCGCTTCGGCACCCGCATTGCCTTCAAGTCCGTCGTCGCTGCGCGGGCGGCCGCGCTGCTTGGCTGGGCCGCGGTGGACCGCGGTGATCGGGTCGGCGGTCTGGTGTTCGACGAGACCCGGCACTTGGAGCGCCGCCCGGCTTCGCGTGCCGCCGGGCTCCTGCCGCTACTCGACCGTCTGGCGAGTCCGGCGCCCGCCTTCTCCCCGGATGCAGGGCCGTCCGGGCAGTCGGGCGGCTACGCTTCGCTCGGGGATGCCGCGGGACACCTCGTCAGGCTGGTCCGTCCCGGCAGCCTGGTCGCCGTGATCAGCGATTTCGCGGACATCCTGCGTGCGCAAACGCGCTGGATGACCGAGCTGGCGGCCGGCTGCGAGGTCATCCTCTTGCCCGTGCACGACAGCATCGAGATCCAGGCACCGCCATCCGGACGCTATCCCGTCATCAACGGCCGCCGGCGCAGCCTACTCGATCTGACCCGTTCCGGGAGTTGCAAGGCGTACGAAGACCTGTTTCGCAGCCGGATGGAGGCCATCGAGCGGTTGGCGCGGCGCAACCGCGCGCACCTGTTGCGCCTGACCGCCGATGACCCGGTCGGTCCCGCACTCGCGCTCGGCCTCGGGGGGCGTGGGCGCTTGCCTGCAGCGGGGGGCATCGTGTGA
- a CDS encoding cation:proton antiporter domain-containing protein yields the protein MATGRGPLTFTIVVGSVIVMASGKGPVQALEVAVALTFSSTIIIVKLLSDKGEPDALHGRIAIGVVIVQDIAVVLAVMAMSALSTGADVSAWSAPISLGGRIHKHPVPSSTPGSITHAPRWSTARAGQFAGVETQLPRGQQAACSEHPPEHRPWHPSISWSATTSR from the coding sequence TTGGCCACCGGACGGGGCCCGCTGACCTTTACCATCGTCGTCGGCTCCGTGATCGTCATGGCCTCGGGCAAGGGACCGGTCCAAGCCCTCGAGGTCGCGGTCGCACTGACCTTCTCGAGCACCATCATCATCGTCAAGCTGCTCTCCGACAAGGGCGAGCCCGACGCGCTGCATGGGCGCATCGCAATCGGGGTCGTGATCGTGCAGGATATCGCCGTCGTGCTGGCGGTGATGGCGATGAGTGCGCTCAGTACCGGCGCCGACGTGTCGGCCTGGAGTGCCCCGATCTCGCTGGGGGGACGCATCCACAAGCACCCGGTGCCATCAAGCACGCCAGGTTCAATCACACACGCGCCGCGGTGGTCGACTGCCCGCGCCGGTCAGTTTGCAGGGGTCGAAACACAGCTTCCAAGAGGTCAGCAAGCAGCATGCAGCGAACATCCCCCCGAGCATCGCCCATGGCATCCTTCGATCAGCTGGAGCGCTACTACCAGCAGGTGA
- a CDS encoding DUF4381 domain-containing protein has product MNGDPLAQLRDWHLPDPIHWWPPAPGWWISAAVLLAVLFWVAGVRWRRHRRRGAAARSALRELAALRADVQADGDTRAFVAALSRLLRRFALARFPREQVAGLTGDAWLAFLDATGGGEGFRRGAGRALADLAYGAGRDGDPSSTPDALADLAETWIRTHYRHGGHAPRKAAKTPTPVDVGVRSAHPGRHVSVDSESFPRPPETRRSETEMSRDIKAMP; this is encoded by the coding sequence GTGAACGGCGATCCGTTGGCGCAACTGCGTGACTGGCATCTGCCCGATCCCATCCATTGGTGGCCACCGGCCCCCGGTTGGTGGATCTCCGCCGCCGTGCTGCTGGCGGTTCTGTTTTGGGTGGCCGGCGTGCGCTGGCGCCGCCATCGGCGAAGAGGAGCCGCCGCCCGCTCGGCCCTGCGCGAGCTCGCCGCGCTGCGGGCCGATGTCCAGGCCGACGGCGATACCCGCGCCTTCGTCGCCGCGCTCTCGCGCCTGCTGCGTCGGTTCGCCCTGGCACGCTTTCCGCGCGAGCAGGTCGCCGGACTCACCGGGGATGCCTGGCTAGCCTTCCTGGATGCGACCGGTGGCGGGGAGGGCTTTCGTCGCGGAGCGGGTCGGGCACTCGCCGACTTGGCCTACGGCGCGGGTCGCGACGGCGATCCGTCATCGACTCCGGATGCGCTCGCTGACTTGGCCGAGACCTGGATCCGCACCCACTATCGGCATGGCGGCCACGCACCTCGGAAGGCCGCCAAAACGCCGACGCCGGTGGATGTCGGGGTGCGCTCTGCTCACCCCGGCCGACATGTTTCGGTTGATTCTGAATCCTTTCCTAGACCCCCTGAAACGCGCCGCTCCGAGACCGAGATGTCGCGCGACATCAAGGCCATGCCATGA
- a CDS encoding glycoside hydrolase family 15 protein codes for MASFDQLERYYQQVTRIILSRQHPITGLLPASTAVTAHGDYTDAWVRDNVYSILAAWGLGLAYRRLDESDGRTVLLEQSVVKLMRGLLIAMMRQSDKVERFKQTLDPLDALHAKYDTGTGDPVVGDDEWGHLQIDATSLFLLMLAQMTASGLRIVFTIDEVNFVQNLVHYIGRAYRTPDFGIWERGNKANHGVAEINSSSVGMAKAALEALNGFNLFDQGGGQASVVHVVPDDVARARITLESSLPSESLSKEVDAATLSVVGFPAFAVEDTTLVDATVEEVVGKLEGRYGCKRFLRDGHQTAIEDPERLHYEPEEMLQFEHIECEWPLFFTYLLLHHLFRGNEQAARAYRDKLEGLLVEREGDLLLPELFRVPADRIDAERQAPNSQAREPNENVPLVWAQSLYVLGALIQDGLLDVADVDPLGRRLQVGRHRGRRVQFALLAESPSVKLQLEDKGIKAETRREVSPVVIHEAAALAEAYGQLGRNPRLGLTGRPLRHLRGLATSTVYTIEGRQMLFQPQFMNRHDFYLALDNAMLVERLKMALTYVSKQWDQPGRPLVVLVVSQRMLTDDGHVALLDFMNACREGQVGGTPVQLGRVAAFLPTAGRERIDILHGYQFPEDAGEQDDRPCYPLLPSAGDQTDGDPAVHRSEPLDALDDDALMRLLITRTDLHTQFDVLRLLASRHGLAFDTGLQDVENRPARLSDLFEEVYMRACEARRWDLIRLSAAVLGKHDINLEGAATEIVVHQIALSVSRSYSRHSTFRRPMGAAELLQAIRQFNPDDLRAQILTQELILNLGLLLRSHSDLFSDMTLIRTGRLLQLIAVRQRPEARLSISDALDELLALPPHRFAKAIRDVLEHYQDATDSLQKRELMQVSSDSSGMVRVNFDASMDPDLADAGDWHEWRTAQGNLARFSDGFFEGVWDIVNQSLGLVIGDQWNPKLRLDHKLCADMTRGEKLFKDRVTHILNKTPAPDSLQLYKEALHVLMLVMSKNPELRIDDTLYLDVVIGHAVRLAWEQRHPRQAPDYDQHRAEAWNALYLDPPSAVANHVMDALVFLLSESDRLAAGEERG; via the coding sequence ATGGCATCCTTCGATCAGCTGGAGCGCTACTACCAGCAGGTGACCCGGATCATCCTGTCGCGCCAGCATCCGATCACGGGCCTACTGCCGGCCAGTACGGCCGTTACGGCCCATGGGGACTACACCGACGCCTGGGTCCGCGACAACGTTTACAGCATCCTGGCCGCCTGGGGACTGGGCCTAGCCTATCGCCGACTCGATGAAAGCGACGGCCGAACCGTGCTGTTGGAACAGAGCGTGGTCAAGCTGATGCGCGGGCTGTTGATCGCGATGATGCGCCAATCCGACAAGGTCGAGCGTTTCAAGCAGACGCTCGACCCGCTCGACGCCCTCCATGCCAAATACGACACCGGCACCGGTGACCCCGTCGTCGGGGACGACGAATGGGGACACCTGCAGATCGACGCGACCTCCCTGTTCCTGCTGATGCTGGCGCAGATGACCGCTTCGGGCCTGCGCATCGTCTTCACCATCGACGAGGTCAATTTCGTCCAGAACCTGGTGCACTACATCGGCCGCGCCTACCGGACCCCGGACTTCGGCATTTGGGAGCGCGGCAATAAGGCCAACCATGGCGTCGCCGAGATCAACAGCAGCTCGGTCGGCATGGCCAAGGCCGCGCTGGAGGCCCTGAACGGCTTCAACCTGTTCGACCAGGGCGGCGGCCAGGCGTCCGTGGTGCATGTGGTGCCCGACGATGTGGCACGCGCCCGCATCACGCTCGAATCGAGCCTGCCGAGCGAGTCCCTGTCGAAGGAGGTCGACGCCGCGACCTTGAGCGTCGTCGGTTTCCCGGCCTTTGCAGTGGAGGATACAACGCTGGTCGACGCAACCGTCGAGGAGGTCGTCGGCAAGCTGGAAGGCCGCTACGGCTGTAAGCGGTTTCTTCGCGACGGCCACCAAACGGCGATCGAGGACCCCGAGCGGCTGCACTACGAGCCCGAGGAGATGTTGCAGTTCGAGCACATCGAATGCGAATGGCCGCTGTTCTTCACCTATTTGCTGCTCCATCACCTGTTCCGCGGCAATGAGCAAGCGGCCCGGGCGTACCGCGACAAGCTGGAAGGTCTGTTGGTTGAGCGCGAGGGCGACCTGCTCCTGCCGGAGCTCTTTCGGGTGCCCGCGGACCGCATCGACGCCGAACGCCAGGCCCCCAACAGCCAAGCGCGCGAGCCCAACGAGAACGTGCCACTGGTCTGGGCGCAGAGCCTCTACGTCCTGGGCGCGCTGATCCAGGATGGCTTGCTCGATGTCGCCGACGTCGACCCGCTCGGCCGACGCCTGCAGGTCGGACGGCACCGCGGGCGTCGGGTGCAGTTTGCACTGCTGGCCGAGTCGCCGAGCGTGAAACTCCAGCTCGAGGACAAGGGCATCAAGGCGGAGACCCGCCGCGAGGTCTCGCCGGTCGTCATCCACGAGGCGGCCGCCCTGGCCGAGGCCTACGGCCAACTCGGCCGCAACCCGCGCCTCGGCCTCACCGGTCGGCCCCTGCGTCACCTGCGCGGCCTGGCAACCAGCACCGTCTACACCATCGAGGGACGGCAGATGCTGTTCCAGCCGCAGTTCATGAATCGCCACGACTTCTACCTGGCCCTCGACAACGCCATGCTGGTCGAGCGGCTGAAGATGGCACTGACCTATGTCAGCAAGCAGTGGGATCAGCCCGGCAGGCCGTTGGTCGTCTTGGTGGTGAGCCAGCGCATGCTGACGGACGATGGTCACGTTGCGTTACTCGACTTTATGAACGCCTGCCGAGAGGGCCAGGTCGGCGGGACACCGGTACAGCTCGGCCGCGTTGCGGCATTTCTGCCCACGGCTGGGCGCGAGCGCATCGACATCCTGCACGGCTACCAATTCCCCGAAGACGCGGGCGAGCAGGACGACCGCCCCTGCTACCCACTACTGCCAAGCGCCGGGGACCAGACCGACGGTGATCCGGCGGTGCACCGATCAGAGCCCCTCGACGCCCTGGATGACGATGCGTTGATGCGGCTGTTGATCACGCGCACGGATCTGCACACCCAGTTCGATGTCTTGCGTCTATTGGCCTCCCGACATGGTCTCGCATTCGACACCGGACTCCAGGACGTGGAGAACAGACCGGCCCGTCTCAGCGACCTGTTCGAAGAGGTCTACATGCGTGCCTGCGAGGCACGCCGCTGGGACCTGATCCGCCTCAGCGCGGCGGTGCTGGGCAAGCACGACATCAATCTCGAGGGCGCCGCCACCGAGATCGTCGTGCACCAGATCGCGCTGAGTGTGTCCCGCTCCTACAGCCGTCACTCGACCTTTCGCCGCCCCATGGGGGCGGCCGAGCTGCTGCAGGCCATCCGCCAATTCAACCCCGATGATCTCCGCGCCCAGATCCTGACGCAGGAGCTGATCCTCAACCTCGGCCTGCTCCTGCGCTCGCACTCGGACCTCTTCAGCGACATGACGCTGATCCGCACCGGACGGCTGCTGCAATTGATCGCGGTGCGGCAGCGGCCGGAGGCCCGCTTGTCGATCAGCGATGCGCTGGATGAACTGCTCGCTCTGCCGCCGCACCGGTTCGCCAAAGCGATTCGGGACGTGCTCGAGCACTACCAGGATGCCACGGACTCCCTGCAAAAGAGGGAGCTCATGCAGGTGTCGTCGGATTCGAGCGGCATGGTCCGCGTGAACTTCGACGCCAGCATGGACCCGGACCTCGCAGACGCCGGGGACTGGCACGAATGGCGCACCGCGCAAGGCAACCTCGCGCGCTTCAGCGACGGCTTTTTCGAAGGGGTTTGGGACATCGTCAATCAGAGCCTCGGCCTGGTCATCGGCGATCAGTGGAACCCCAAGCTGCGGCTCGACCACAAGCTGTGCGCCGACATGACACGCGGCGAGAAGCTCTTCAAAGACCGCGTCACCCACATCCTCAACAAGACTCCGGCACCGGACAGCCTCCAACTCTACAAAGAGGCGTTGCACGTCTTGATGCTTGTGATGAGCAAGAATCCCGAGCTGCGCATCGACGACACCCTCTATCTGGACGTCGTGATCGGCCATGCCGTGCGCCTCGCTTGGGAGCAACGTCACCCGCGGCAGGCGCCGGACTACGACCAGCATCGCGCCGAGGCATGGAACGCGCTCTATCTCGACCCGCCGTCCGCCGTGGCCAACCATGTCATGGATGCGCTGGTGTTTCTGCTGAGCGAGAGCGATCGGCTTGCCGCCGGCGAAGAGCGCGGATGA
- a CDS encoding HvfA family oxazolone/thioamide-modified RiPP metallophore: MHKKTITPAAALVGAAIVGSLGAFGVAQAGNPFAAQPLDTGYLQVAGADTEGKCGEGKCGADMDMDGKGGEGKGGAEKGTEGKCGEGKCGADMGMDGATDGAT, from the coding sequence ATGCACAAGAAAACCATCACGCCTGCCGCCGCCCTCGTCGGTGCCGCCATCGTCGGCAGCCTCGGCGCCTTCGGCGTTGCCCAAGCCGGCAACCCGTTCGCCGCTCAGCCGCTCGACACCGGCTATCTGCAGGTTGCCGGTGCCGACACCGAGGGCAAGTGCGGCGAAGGCAAATGCGGCGCCGACATGGATATGGACGGCAAAGGCGGGGAAGGCAAAGGCGGTGCCGAAAAGGGCACCGAAGGCAAGTGCGGCGAAGGCAAATGCGGCGCCGACATGGGCATGGACGGCGCGACCGACGGCGCCACCTGA
- a CDS encoding HAD hydrolase-like protein: MSTHILFDFDGTLVDSLDAALKAFRQVGPEFGCAPLSRERLEALRGMHALEVVRALGVPMYRLPQLATRMRCAMRVDLMETAPIEGIGEVLETLLHRGHRLGILSSNARASVQEYVRRHRLPGLEAVVGGTGLFGKAGALRRQASVQGIDPGRLVYVGDELRDLEAARDARALFAAVAWGYTPLQSLAAAGPDFQCRHPRDLLSIDLGLGRAEI; the protein is encoded by the coding sequence ATGTCGACGCATATCCTGTTCGATTTCGACGGTACCCTTGTCGACAGTCTCGATGCGGCACTGAAGGCCTTCCGGCAGGTGGGCCCGGAGTTCGGTTGCGCGCCCTTGAGCCGGGAGCGTCTGGAGGCGCTCAGGGGGATGCACGCGCTCGAGGTCGTGCGAGCTTTAGGTGTGCCCATGTATCGGCTGCCGCAGCTTGCTACACGGATGCGTTGCGCGATGCGTGTTGATCTAATGGAGACGGCCCCGATCGAGGGTATCGGGGAGGTGCTGGAGACGCTGCTGCACCGCGGGCATCGGTTAGGTATCCTGTCCTCCAATGCGCGGGCCAGCGTGCAGGAGTACGTCCGCCGTCATCGTCTACCCGGCCTGGAGGCCGTCGTCGGCGGAACCGGTCTCTTCGGCAAGGCCGGCGCATTGCGCCGTCAGGCCAGCGTGCAGGGGATCGACCCCGGGCGCTTGGTCTATGTCGGCGACGAGCTGCGCGATCTCGAAGCGGCGCGCGACGCGCGAGCCCTCTTTGCAGCCGTCGCTTGGGGCTATACGCCTCTGCAGAGCCTGGCGGCCGCAGGGCCTGATTTTCAGTGTCGCCACCCGCGGGATCTGCTCTCGATCGACCTCGGGCTCGGGCGTGCGGAGATCTAG
- the nhaR gene encoding transcriptional activator NhaR has product MPNLNMKHLRYFWAVATHGSIARASEVLHLTPQTISGQLRELEEQIGTKLFGKAGRNLALTESGQLVFSYADEIFRLTSELQDVVSGRPPASGVTFKVGIAMVVPKLLAYRVLAPVLALPDPVRLVCHEATLTDLLADLSVHKLDLVLADSPVNPALNIRAYNHILGESGISFFAVPDLAARYRDDFPRSLNGAPMLMPTGSSALYRALEHWFDRHDVKPRIAAEFEDRALMKAFGEAGVGIFTTPTAVEQDILDKYGVALLARVDDIKERYYAISAERHIKHPAVSIITESARHDLFVPRA; this is encoded by the coding sequence ATGCCGAACCTGAACATGAAGCACCTGCGCTACTTCTGGGCCGTGGCGACCCACGGTTCCATTGCACGCGCCTCGGAGGTACTGCACCTCACGCCCCAGACCATCAGCGGGCAGCTGCGCGAGCTCGAGGAGCAGATCGGGACCAAGTTGTTCGGAAAAGCCGGACGCAACCTCGCCCTGACGGAAAGCGGGCAGCTCGTGTTCTCCTACGCCGACGAGATCTTCAGGCTGACGAGCGAGCTGCAGGACGTGGTTTCGGGCCGTCCACCGGCCTCCGGCGTGACCTTCAAAGTCGGAATCGCCATGGTCGTGCCCAAGCTGCTCGCCTATCGCGTGCTGGCCCCCGTGCTGGCGCTCCCGGACCCGGTGCGCCTGGTCTGCCACGAGGCAACCCTGACCGATCTTCTGGCCGACCTCTCGGTGCACAAGCTCGACCTGGTTCTCGCCGACAGCCCGGTGAATCCGGCGCTCAACATCCGCGCCTACAATCACATCCTGGGTGAATCCGGAATCAGCTTCTTTGCCGTTCCGGATCTCGCGGCACGCTATCGCGACGACTTTCCGCGCTCGCTCAACGGCGCACCGATGCTGATGCCGACCGGCTCGAGCGCACTCTATCGTGCACTCGAGCATTGGTTCGACCGGCACGACGTGAAGCCGCGCATCGCCGCGGAATTCGAAGACCGCGCGCTCATGAAGGCCTTCGGGGAGGCCGGGGTCGGGATCTTCACGACACCGACCGCGGTGGAGCAAGACATACTGGACAAGTACGGGGTCGCGCTGCTCGCCCGGGTCGACGACATCAAGGAGCGTTATTACGCGATCTCCGCCGAGCGCCACATCAAGCACCCGGCGGTCTCGATCATCACGGAGTCGGCCCGGCACGACCTTTTTGTCCCGCGAGCATGA